From one Planococcus citri chromosome 3, ihPlaCitr1.1, whole genome shotgun sequence genomic stretch:
- the LOC135839622 gene encoding pancreatic lipase-related protein 2-like — MSIEYFFGITVMMQIITEIRTEDLNYPYEKWRYEVLVINANETNAIIMNTMYPLKQMKVCAYHLEDRYKHYNNGKYQLTEQLTNTSSMSILLRYVRRHRHLVFIIHGFLDDGRHSGWASYLGEAIKRQQPGTMVLVIDWSDGSKTLNYRYASASAMEVADKLANFIRQILSARELNVQVHIIGHGLGALIGRRIVGRVPNIHRFTSLDPFGIDFETYRFGNGKAEKTDVIHTDAFVNGFGDPRAFGTVDFYMNNRDRKTKDQPGCKKPAGINVRHLLNRVQHFRFPTVKHQFHQLHRIFHLLRRSLCSHGRAVEYFIEAVMNPSCKFAGKTLEEFGKLRVLGLDTFDTIDRPQSIEIKVYADTNSSYHFCPYAVRPRPLPPPPPAQPWIRVDTNITLRGG; from the exons atgagTATCGAATATTTCTTTGGTATTACAG tgatgaTGCAAATTATCACTGAAATAAGAACTGAAGACCTTAACTACCCATACGAAAAATGGCGTTACGAAGTACTCGTAATTAATGCAAATGAGACAAACGCAATAATTATGAATACAATGTATCCGCTAAAGCAGATGAAAGTTTGCGCGTACCATTTGGAAGATAGATACAA GCATTATAACAACGGAAAGTATCAACTAACTGAACAACTAACCAATACATCCTCAATGAGCATTTTATTACGTTATGTACGAAGACATCGTCACTTAGTTTTTATTATTCACGGATTTTTAGATGATGGACGGCATTCTGGATGGGCTTCTTACCTGGGAGAAGCAATTAAACGAcaa CAACCAGGAACTATGGTACTCGTAATCGATTGGTCGGATGGATCTAAAACTTTAAATTACAGATACGCATCCGCAAGTGCAATGGAAGTTGCGGATAAGCTAGCCAA CTTTATACGACAGATTCTGTCCGCGAGGGAATTAAACGTACAAGTGCATATCATAGGTCATGGCTTAGGAGCTCTAATCGGTAGACGGATCGTTGGCCGAGTACCCAACATACACAGATTCACTA GTTTGGATCCATTCGGAATTGATTTTGAAACGTATCGCTTCGGCAATGGAAAGGCAGAGAAAACGGATGTTATTCATACAGATGCATTTGTGAACGGTTTCGGCGATCCGAGAGCTTTtg GCACGGTTGACTTTTACATGAATAACCGCGACCGCAAAACGAAAGATCAACCAGGATGTAAGAAACCTGCAGGAATCAACGTTAGACATCTTTTAAATCGAGTACAGCATTTTAGATTTCCAACGGTTAAACATCAATTCCACCAATTACACCGAATCTTTC ATTTGCTCAGACGGAGCCTATGTTCGCACGGCAGAGCTGTGGAGTATTTTATCGAAGCAGTCATGAACCCAAGTTGTAAATTCGCAGGAAAAACGCTAGAAGAATTcgg GAAACTCAGAGTACTAGGATTGGATACATTCGACACCATCGACCGGCCGCAATCTATCGAAATAAAAGTTTACGCAGATACAAACAGTTCGTATCATTTTTGCCCGTATGCGGTAAGGCCGCGACCGCTACCGCCACCGCCACCAGCGCAGCCTTGGATCAGAGTTGACACTAACATCACTCTTCGGGGGGGATAA